The Streptococcus sanguinis genomic sequence AAGAGAATTCACTGATGAAAATCAGTGTTTTTTTCTTGCCTATTGCTCACAATCATCCCCTTCTCTCCAAAGAGCCAAAACAAAAAACAGACCGGAGTCTGCTTTTTTGTTCAATTAGAATTTTTTACGTTTACGAGCTGCTTCTGATTTGCGTTTGCGTTTTACAGAAGGTTTTTCATAGAATTCACGTTTGCGTGTTTCTTGAAGAGTACCAGCTTTAGTAACCGCACGTTTGAAACGACGAAGTGCATCATCAAGTGATTCATTCTTGCGTACTACTGTTTTTGACATTTTTTTCACTCCCTTCAAGTCCAAAATCTATATAATCATACCACATATAGAAAAGAGTGTCAAGTATTTTCTGTAAGTATGATGTATCCCCTTTTTATGATACAAACAAGAAGACCAACTGCTCTGCTGCAGCTGGTCTTCTTTTGCTTAGAGGGTTTTACGCTTCTTAGCAGCTTTGGAAAGGGAAATGTCCTGCACCTTATCATAGAACAGGAACTGCTGAATGAGCTCTCTGTCGCTCATGTCAGGATTCAAGTCAACAACATAGTCCAGCTTGATAGACTTCTTTTCAGCCGACTTGAGAGATGTCAGTTCGGCTGATTTACAAGTCGTTTCAAAGATAGCATCAAAGAGTACTTCGTAGTCAAAATCAGCTGGAACCTGAACCTGGACATAACGTCTGGTCGGACTGACTGAAGTAAAGCTCATCTTTTCAAAGAGCATCCAGATGCCTGAAATAGCTAGAGTAAAGACAATTCCCAATGCTACAAAGCCCATCCCCGTTGTAATCCCGATAGCTGTCGCCATAAAGATGGCTAGAAGCTCCTTGGAGCCACCTGCGGCCGACCGGAAGCGAATCAAGCTGAAAGTCCCTGCTACGGCGACACTGGTACCCAGATTTCCATTAACCAAGAAGATGATAATGGAAATAATGGCTGGCAAAAGGGAGAGGGTGACGACAAATTCCTTGGTATAAATGGTTTGGCGCTTATAGACCTTGGCCAAGATAATTCCTAAAACCACACTAGTTGCTAGTGAAAAAATCAATGCTAAAGGATTTATCTTGACTTCCGTAGAGGAGTAGATACTGTTAAATAACTGATTGAGCATAAACTACCTCCTTAGGCCTTGACTGTTTGAGTCAGCCTTTCTTTAGTTTTCAGGTAGGCATTGCCGTATTTTGAAAAGGACTGGTCTTCAAGACCGTATTTATTCAGAATATCAGCCAGCCACTGAGGATATTGACCAGGAACCTTGATTTCCATAATCACCTTGTCGTCTTCCAGCAAGGGCAGTCCATAGCGGCCTAAAGCCAAGTCTACATCATAATCTCGGTAGCGGATGTTGGAATCAACTGTCACACGTACCTTTTTATCTTCCAAGCCTCTCATAGAGTAGCGGTCATAGCTAATCACCATTTTTGGCTTCAAATCTATATAGCGCTCCTGCAACTGCTCCACTTCTGCCTTGACCCGATCATCAAAAATAGTATGGTCTGCCACACCGTTCACAATATAGTTGGTCACAGAGAGAGGATTCGAAACCAAACGATATTTGAAACCTACTTCATCGCGTTTCTTCTTGATTTCCAAGAAAACTTGACTATCATCATTTGGCTGCTCAGCATAAGTGCGCATCCGCATCTTTTCGCGACCACCTTTTCTGGCAATGGAATCCTGAATCATCTGGAACTCATCATTATCAAAATACACATTGGAAATGGTTGATGTCGCATAATCATCTGCGGTAAGGTAAGGCCTCATGTCAGCTTCAAGACGAGCTAGCATTGCTCGGTCAAGAATATACTTAGTTTCGATCCGTTGGAAGTTTGTTTGGATTTGCTTTTGTTTCATTTGGATTCTCCTTTAATTCTACAAATGTAGTTTTTGTTTTTAAAAGAAATAGAGCTTCCGCTCTGCACCTACAAGCGTCTGGATAAGCTTTGCTTTCTTCTCCTTTCCAAGCAGTATTTTTCAAAGACATTCTACAAATGTAGTTTATAATTATATTCTACATCTGTCGTTTATAAATGTCAAGAAAAAAGATAAATAATCTTTCAGTTTTTTTAGCATTAGGAAACGAAATGCAAACTGTAAGCAAAATCGACCTAAAATAAAAGATAAACTGATGACTAACTGCTCTTGGAGGATTGCTAAATCCCCCTTTGAGAAGATAATAAATTCTACCAGTCTAAGCTTTTAAGAAACTTAAACTGGCAGAATCCTCTATTTAATCGTCATCATGGTCATCATCATCATCTGGATCATCAGTGTCTGTCGTATGAGAGGAACTGTTCTGAGACGGAGTTTGAACTGTCGCTGTACTAGCTCCAGTATTTGCTCCGGTCGAGCCCGCTGCTCCCGTATTCCCTGCGCCTGCAGTAGCGCTGTTGTCAGCTGGAGTTGATGCAGCTGACGAGGATGGGCTGACTTCTTTTTCGACCGTTACCGTCTTTTCGACAATGGTATGCTGCTTAGATTTGACCAGTTTTCCATCCTTAGCATTGACAATGGTTTCATGGGCCGTTTGCCCGTGCGAGAAGCGAATCTTATAGGTGTCTTTCTCACGCGAAATTTGTAAATCTTTTATATCCTTTTCAGAAAGCGATAGTTCTTTCAAGACCACTCCTAGAGCCTGACGCTGACTGAGTCCTTGAGGCCGTTTTTGTCCCGCCACAGGCTTGCTTTGTTGAGCAGCTGGGCTTTCTAAGGCAAAGACCGAGCTAGCCAAGAGCAAAAGGAGAGGAACTGCCACGACAAAGGCAGCAGACAGAAATCTCTTAGGCAGCCGGTTATCCATAATACCGACAATCCGACGCTTGAGATTAAACTTGTCAGAGTAAAAGCAGGTCGTCAGAGCAATTGGGGTCTTCTTACTGCGGTCTATCATGGTCAAAATCGTTTCACCGTAGAAAGTCCGATACTCTGTATCTCTACAGCTCAGAACATCGTAATCACAGTACATTTCTCCTGCTTCCTGGGTTTCACGGCAGGCAAAGCGGACAACTGGATTAAACCAGTGCAGACTCTTGGCAAAAATCCCTAAGAGATTGATTAAAACATCTCGGTGTTTGTAGTGGGTCAGCTCATGCTTGAAAATAAGCTGTAGCTCTTCTTCTGTGTAGTCCAACTCTGGCAGCACGATTAAAATATCTCTGAAACCTAGCAACATAGGACTTTGGGACATAGGATAGTGGAGCAGACGAATCTGGCCCTTAACTCCCATCTCCTGCTGAACAGCCCGCAGCTGAGCCATCGCTTCTTCGTCCTGAAACTCCGTGCCCCAGCGCTTCAGCATCTTTCTAAAGCGAATATAAGAATAAGCGTATCTTCCTATACTAAAGACAAAGCCAATCAGCCAGATGGCGAAGAGAATTTCAAACCAAGGCAGGTTTAGAAAAGCCTCCAACAGATTTGGCTGAGCAGCTTTTTCAACTGCTGGAGAAGCACCCTGAGCTCCACTTGTCTGGGTAGCAGTCACTGCTGTCTGAACTACCGATCCTGTATTCAGCCGAATCAGGCCTGAGCCAAACTGAGGACGGAACGGAAACAGAAAACTCAGCAATATCAGAAACCAAATAAAATACTTCACTCTGACCGAAATCTTAGTCTTAAAGGCCGTAAAAAGCAGACTAAGCAAAAGCACCAAAATGGATGTCGACAAACTGGTCAGAAGAAAAGAAAGAAGGAACTGTTTCATGCTTATCCCTCCATCCTACTTTCCTTGGTTGAGCAGACTGCGCAGCTCATCCAATTCATTTTCCGAAAAGGAGTTAGAAGAAAAGAGTGTTTTGACAAACCCGCCCATAGAACGGCCACTGTGACGCTTCAAGAAATCCGAAGCCTCAACTTCCAGATACTCATCTTCTGAGATCAAGGCTGTATACTGCCTTTCACGTCCCTTGCGGACACTGTCTAAAAAGCCCTTCTCCGTTAAGCGAGCCAAAACTGTCAGCAAAGTCTGAGGCTTCCAGTGATTGTCTGGTCCCAGCTTTTCCATGATACGGGCAGAGGTCGTCGGGGTAGGCAGCTGCCAAATTACTTTTAAAATAGTAAATTCCCCATCTGGCAAACGTTTGATAGATCTTTTCATCGTTCCCACGCGCTTTCTAAATAATGCTATTTCTATCTTTATTCTACACTTGTCTAACAAAAAAGTCAATCATTATATAAAAAAAGAGTGGGAAATCAATTTTCCTCACTCGATCTTAGAAAAATAAACTAAGTAGGGTCAGCATAGCCAGCCCTCCCTGCTTGAACAAGATTTTAGGGTCACTGGTCACTGCACCGTATGCTGCCACCAAGATGATATAAACCATAAAAATTCCCAGCCAAACCGGACTAGGCTGTACAAAGGCCGCAATCAAGACCAAGACAGCAATCAGACCGTTATAAACTCCTTGATTCTTGAAAAGGGTATTGACCGACTGCCGCTCCAACTCCTCTTGCGACATACCGAAAACCCGAGCTGTTGCTGCAGAAGTCGTCGCAATGGTCTCCAAGTACAGGATGTAGAAAAATTCCAAGGCAACCAAACTTGCCAAAATCAGTGTAATAATAGACATTTTACCCTCCTAAAATAAATAACGAAACTTAGTATAACACAGACTGACTGGAACTGCGAAAATCTTGCTTAAAAATGGACATTCTGTATAAAAAGCAAGGCTAAAAATACTGAAGAAAAAAAGCGTAGCAGAAATCAGCAATTTCTGACTAGATGTGATACAATCTTTTTTGAAAAATGGAGGTAAATTATGTTAACCTATGATTTAATTGTCATCGGCTTTGGGAAGGCCGGTAAAACATTGGCAGCCAAAATGGCGTCCCAAGGAAAAAAAGTTGCTTTGATTGAGCGAAGCAAAGCTATGTACGGGGGAACCTGTATCAATATCGCCTGCATCCCAACCAAGACCCTGCTCGTCGCAGCTGAAAAAGGCCTGGCTTTCGACCAAGTCATGGCTGAAAAGAATGCTGTTACCAGCCGTCTCAACGGGAAGAACTATGCAGCAATCAGTGGTGCTGGTGTTGACATCATTGATGCGGAAGCTCATTTTCTTTCCAATAAAGTCATCGAAATCACAGCTGGCGATGAGAAAGAGGAACTGACTGCTGAAACTATTGTCATCAATACTGGTGCTGTTTCCAATGTCCTGCCAATTCCAGGACTGACTGAGACCGAGCATGTCTATGACTCAACTGGCATTCAAAATCTGAAGGAACTTCCTAAACGCTTGGGAGTTCTGGGCGGCGGTAACATCGGCCTAGAGTTTGCTGGACTCTACAACAAATTGGGCAGTCAGGTGACTGTGCTGGATGCTGCTCCTGTCTTTCTCCCTCGAGTAGAGCCTTCTATCGCTGCTCTAGCTAAGCAATACATGGAAGAAGACGGAATCCAACTCTTACAAAATGTACGTACCACACAGGTCAAAAATGATGGTGACGAAGTTGTAGTTGTGACAGAAGATGGAGAATTCCGCTTTGACGCCCTGCTCTATGCTACCGGCCGTAAGCCGAATGTTGAGCCACTGCGGTTGGAAAATACTGACATTGAGCTGACAGAGCGCGGAGCTATCAAGGTCAATAAGCACTTGGAAACATCTGTACCTGATGTATTTGCAGCGGGCGATGTCAATGGCGGTCTGCAGTTTACTTATATCTCATTGGATGACTTCCGTATCCTTTATAGCTATCTGGCTGGCGATGGCAGCTACACACTGGAAGACCGTAAAAACGTCCCTACCAGCATGTTCATCACACCACCTTTGGCTCAAATCGGATTGACTGAAAAGGAAGCCAAAGAGCAAGGATTGCCGATTGCAGTGAAGGAGATTCCAGTCGCAGCTATGCCTCGCGGACATGTCAATGCTGACTTACGCGGTGCCTTCAAGGCTGTTGTCAATACTGAGACCAAGGAAATCGTCGGAGCGACTATCTTCTCAGCGGGAGCACAAGAAATTATCAATATCCTGACTGTAGCCATGGATAATAAGATTCCTTACACCTACTTGAGCAAGCAAATCTTCACTCATCCAACTCTGGCTGAAAACCTCAATGATTTATTTGCTATCTAATTTTAAGCCCCATCAGGGGCTTTTAAGATGCCTTTAAAACATTTACTTACATTTCAATCCCTTTTTGTGGTACAATAATGCTAGTTTATTTTAAAAAGATTGAGGAAGATTATGTCTGAACTGTATGATATTACGATTGTCGGTGGCGGTCCAGTTGGCCTATTCGCAGCTTTTTACGCTCATCTGCGCCAAGCCAAGGTTAAAATCATTGATTCCCTGCCTCAGCTGGGTGGTCAGCCAGCCATTCTCTATCCAGAGAAGAAGATTCTGGATGTACCGGGCTTTACCAATCTAAGTGGCGAAGAACTGACACAGCGTCTGATTGAGCAGCTGGAAACTTTCCAGACTGAGATTTGCCTCAATGAAACAGTGCTTGATATCACTAAATCTTATGATGGCTTCTCTATCACAACTTCTCAAGCCCAGCATCAGACCAAAACCATCATCATCACTATGGGAGGCGGCGCCTTCAAACCGAGAGCTTTGGAGTTAGACGATGCTGAAGCCTACAGTAACCTCCACTATCATGTGTCAAACATCAGCCAGTACGCTGGCAAAAAGGTTGTTGTTCTGGGCGGCGGTGACTCGGCTGTTGACTGGGCGCTAGCTTTTGAAAAGATTGCAGAAACCAGTCTGGTTCATCGTCGGGACAACTTCCGGGCTTTGGAGCATAGTGTGGAAGAACTCAAGGCTTCTAGTGTTGAGATTAAGACACCATTTGTACCCAGTCGATTGATCGGCGAAAACGGCAAGATAACCCACTTGGAAATCAGCCAAGTCAAGGGAGAGGAAAGTCAGCTTCTGCCACTGGATCATCTCTTTGTCAACTACGGCTTTAAATCCTCTGTCGGCAATCTCAAAGATTGGGGCTTGGAACTCAACCGTCACAAGATTTTAGTCAATAGCAAGCAAGAAACTTCCATGCCAGGTATCTATGCAGCCGGAGACTGCTGCAGCTACGAGGGGAAGATTGACCTGATTGCGACTGGGCTAGGTGAGGCGCCTACTGCTGTCAACAATGCCATTAATCATATCTATCCTGATCAGAAGGTCCAACCCAAGCATTCTACAAGCCTATAAAAAAAGCTGCCGAGCTTAAACTCGGCAGCTTTTATAATTCATCTGCGATTTTATTGATTTTTCTCAAGCGATGATTGACACCGCTCTTAGTTAGAGGTTGGCTCAAACTATCGGCTAACTGCTGGATGGAGTAGTCTGGATGCTGGATGCGAAGCTGGGCTACCTCCTGCAGGTCTACAGGTAAACTCTCGATACCAATATTGTCGCTGATTTTGGCAATATTGTTGATGGTTTTCATACTGGCTGTAACCGTGCGAGCGATGTTCGCTGTCTCCGCATTATTAGCGCGGTTGAGGTCATTGCGCGCTTCCCGCATGAGCTTAAGAGACTCAAACTCAGCCATGGCTTCCATAGCCCCAATGACAATGAGAAAGTCCATGATGTCCTCGGCCCGCTGCAGATAAGTGACAGCCCCCTTCTTACGCTCAATGGTCTTGGCATCCAGCAGAAAACGGCGCATCAAGGCAGCCAAGTCCTCAGCATGATCCAGATAAACGGACAAGATTTCCAGCTGGTACTTACCTGAGTCTGGCTCCCGCATGCTGCCATTTGAGAGAAAGGCTCCCCGTAGGTAGGCTCGACTGGCTTCGTCATCAGTCAAAATAGTCTGGTCAATCCCTGTCTCGATACCAAAAAAGGAGTCAGCCAAGTGCAGGTCAGAAAGGATTTCTTCCACTTTCTGATCCAGAAATACTGTATAAACACGGTTCTTGCGCAGATTGGTCTTCTGATGGTGGCGGATTTCTGACTTGACCTGATAAAGGTCAGATAGCAACTCATAGAGATGGCGGGCAATTTTGGCATTTTCTGTTGTGACAGACAGGGTCAAACCACTGCTGGCCAAGCCCAAACTGCCAGACATCTTAATCATGGCTGACAGCTCATTTTTATCTCTGCTTGCCAGACTCAGCAGTTCTTCTTTTACTTTTACTGTAAAGCTCATTTGCGTACCTGTATAATCTGCATCAATTCGTCAACGACCAACTCACCGTCATGGAAAGCTCCGCCATTTTCCAAACGAAGAAAGTTCGAAGAAATAACGCGCGGAACCTGCTCTTGTAACCCCTGAAAATCATGCTCCACCTGTACCAGATATTCATCAAACTGGTTACTGTCCATGTACTCATGAGGGACAGGTTCGATATTAACCAAGACTGTATCTACAAAATTCCTGCCTAGATGGCGGTGTAGAACTTGGACGTGGTCGCTGTCTGAAAAATGCTCTGTTTCACCTCTCTGGGTCATGATATTGCAAACATAGGCCACTTCTGACTTGGTGTCTAGAAGAGCTTGGCCAATTTCCTCAATAACAAGATTAGGCAAGATAGAGGTAAATAGTGAACCTGGTCCCAGAACCACCATATCGCTTTCTAAGATGCTCTCGACTACCTTTTTACTGGCAGCAGGCTTCTTATCATCATAGGTATTGGTAACATAGACCCGCTCAATCATCCCGCTCTTGCTGGTCAGATTGCTCTCACCTACAACTTCCGTCCCATCTGCAAACACAGCATGCAGAGTTAGTGGATTGTCGCTAGAAGGGTAAATTTTTCCTGTCGTATGGAAAAATTTGGTCAGAAGCTGCATGGCATTATAAGTTGAGCCCTGCATTTCGGAAATGCCGGCAATAATCAGATTGCCCAAGGGATGCCCCGCTAGAACACCGTCTCCTTCCGCAAAGCGATACTGGAAGACCTTCTCATAAAACTTTGGCATGTCGGACATAGCTACCAGGACATTTCGCAAGTCACCTGGCGGAGTTAACTGCTGGATGTTTTTCCGCAGCTCACCAGAACTGCCGCCATCATCTGCTACTGTAACAATGGCTGTAATCTCTACGTCCTTTTTACGCAGGCTGTCTAAAATAACTGAAATTCCTGTTCCACCGCCAATGACTGTAATTCGTGGCTTTCTCATGAGCGGTTCACCGTTTCTTTCCGACGGTTTTTGTCGCGGTGACTGGCATTGACCGGCCAATTTTTAGCCAAATCATCTGCTAAGCGCTGAGCAAAGGCTACACTGCGGTGCTGACCACCTGTACAGCCAACAGCAATCGTCAGGATAGACTTTCCTTCCTTCTGATAGCCTGGCAAAATGGGCTCGATCAAGCCCAGCAGATGCTGGTAAAATTCTTCTGACTCGGCATGGTTCATGACATAGTCAAAGACATCCTTGTCCAAGCCTGTCTGATTGCGTAGCTCAGGCTTATAGTAGGGATTAGGCAGAAAGCGCACATCAAAAACCAAGTCAGCATCCAAGGGCAGACCGTATTTGAAACCAAAACTCATGACCTCAATGCGGAAACTATGCATGTCAGCCTGATTTGAAAATTGCTCAGAGATGGTCTTTCTGAGCTCCCGTGGTGTCAAATCTGTTGTGTCCACAACATTTTGGCTGAGATTCTTCAGAGGGGCTAAGAGTTCACGCTCCAGTTTAATCCCATCTAAAATCCGTCCATCAGCTGCCAACGGATGGCTGCGACGCGTTTCCTTGTAACGAGCCACCAACTCCTTATCCGCCGCATCTAGGAAAAGAATCTTGAAATCAATGTTCTCATTTTGCTCTAATTCATCCAAAACGTTCTGAATTTGCAAAAAGAAGGAACGGCTGCGCATATCGACAACCAGAGCCAATTTATCATTGTCAGTAGTCCCTTCGACCAGCTGCAAGAACTTCGGCACCAGAGTTGGCGGCATATTGTCGATGGTAAAATAACCTAAGTCTTCAAAGGACTGGATGGCTACGGTTTTCCCCGCCCCGCTCATTCCAGTCACAATGACAAGCTGAATTTTCTTCTCAGACATAATAATCCTTTCATCAGATAGAATCTGTCAAAGAGTGGTTTTCCCCCGCTCTTTTTTAGAGAATCTCGGCAATAACCTCAATCTCAATCTTCACATCCTTAGGCAGGCGAGCCACTTCGACTGCTGAACGAGCTGGAAATGCTTCTGTAAAGGCCGTTTTGTAAACTTCATTAAAGGCCACAAAATCATTGATATCACTCAAGAAGCAAGTAGCCTTGACTACATGGTCAAAATCTGTTCCAGCGGCTTCCAAAATGGCTGAAACATTTTTCAGCACCTGCTGGGTCTGCTCTTCAATAGTCGTCCCAATGATTTCTCCAGTTTCAGGAGACAGGGGAATTTGCCCGCTCGCGAACAAAAGATTGCCGACAATTTTTCCTTGAACATAAGGTCCAATCGCTGCTGGTGCTTTATCTGTATGAATCGTTTTTGCCATAATTATCACTTCTCCTACTTATTTTTTTCATTATACCATAAAAATTATTTTTTTCATTATACCATAAAAAGATGGGGGTGACCATGCTAGTCTTACTCCCATTGACTTTTCCCTTATTTTTATTTATGATAAAGAAATAGAGAAATCAAAACCCCGGTTTTGGACTGGTTCGAAAACTTCCCAGAATAAAAAACTAAGTGCCTTTATATTGTATTTAAAATGTCTTGCGCATAGTTTTTTTGCTGTCTCCTCGATTAGGCTGACAGTTAAGAGGTTGGGACCGATTGTCTCAACCTCATTTTTATATAGGCAAAGGAGAACTCATGAAAAGAAAAATCATTATCGACTGTGACCCTGGTATAGATGATAGTCTAGCCCTAATTTATGCCATTCAACATCCCGATTTAGAAGTTGTAGCACTGACCATCGTCGCTGGAAATGTCCCAGTGGACCTTGGTGTTGAAAATGCCTTTAAAATATTAGAAAAACTGAACCGGCTAGATATACCAGTCTATGCAGGGGCAGAAAAACCTCTAGTCCGCGATTTCGTTTCAGCTCAGGATACCCACGGTATGGATGGTTTAGGCGAGAGCGGAATCAATCGAACAAGCAATTGTCAGCCCCAGCCTCAGAAAGCCTCTGAATTTCTGGCTACCTATTTCCAGAAGGCTCAGTACACTTCCCTAATCACCTTGGGACCATTGACTAATCTAGCACTGGCTATAAAGCAAAATCCCCAAATTGGAAAACATATCAAACGCTTTGTCAGCATGGGCGGCAGCTACAAATCTCATGGCAACTGCTCACCTGTAGCCGAGTATAACTACTGGTGTGACCCACACGCCGCTCAATTTGTCTATCAAAAGTTAGGCCGAAAAATCGAGATGGTGGGACTGGATGTCACACGCGCCATCGTCCTCACCCCCAATCTATTAGAGTACATGCGTTTCCTACAGCCAGAAGTAGCTGAGTTTGTCGGCCGTATCACGCGTTTCTACTGGGACTTCCATTGGGAATATGAACACATCATCGGCTGTGTTATCAATGATCCCCTGGCTATTGCTCATTTTCTGCATGAGGACCTTTGTATGGGCTTCGACTCCTATGTTGAAGTCGTAACCGAAGGCATTGCTCTTGGACAGACTGTGGTTGATGCTTATGACTTCTATCATAAACCAGCCAATGCCTATATTGCAACTCAAGTCAGTCCCTCACTCTTCTTCCAAGACTTCTTAGCTATCCTCCTGAATCAGCCTAAGGAAACGATTGCTCAAGACCTATCATCACTTTTATGAGGAAAATTTTATCATGAAAAAATCGACACCCCTTATCCTAAGCTTCTTGTCTATCTGTATCGCTCTTAACTACGTGGGAGCTAACATTGCACTTTTTCTGAAATTACCTATCTATCTAGATACCTTTGGAACGATTCTAGCTAGCTTAACCTTAGGGCCTCTTGCTGGGGCTGGCGTTGCCTTTCTCAGCGCCCTCATTGGCTGGATGACAACCGATATCTTTTCTCTCTACTACTCGCCTGCCGCTATCATCATTGCTCTTTCAGCAGCTTGGTTTTTTAAAGAAAAAGGAAACTTAAAGCTCAGCCTTCTCTGGAAAACCCTTTTGGTAGCCCTTCCGGGTACCCTAGTAGCCTCTGCAATCACTGTCCTGCTCTTCGGAGGCATAACATCCAGCGGATCCAGCCTCATCGTCCAAGCCCTGCGGGGAATGGGAGTCAATCCCGTCCTCAGTATCGTCCTCATCCAAATACTGACTGACTATTCAGACAAGCTTATCGTTCTAGGTGTCTGCCTAGCTGCTCTCCCTCGAATAAAAGCAGTCAGTCCTAAAATCTTTGCTTAACACAAAGATTAATTATCTTAACGAATACATCTTTAGCGCAAAAAAAGCAGCTGAGTAGGATTATTTCCTGCTCTGCTGCTTTTTATCTTATTCCTCTTCTGCTTTCACTAATGCTTCTCTTTCCAGACGCAGCTTGCGTTTGGGGTTGAGTTTATTAAAGAGCTCTTCTAGCTTTTCTGCATTCCAGACGTCGGCTGCAGAGACAAAATTTCCATTTTCATCGCGGAAGGATATTGGTTTATCACCCATTGCAAGCCTCCTTAGTCAACGAATTCAAACTCGAACTTGCCGATGCGAACTAGGTCACCATCCTTGGCTCCACGAGCCCGAAGGGCTTCATCAACTCCCATACCACGCAGTTGACGGGCAAATTTCATAACTGCTTCATCGCGGTCAAAGTTGGTCATATTAAAGAGCTTCTCAAGCTTGTCACCAGACAGCACCCAAGTCGCATCATCATCACGAGAAATTTCAAAGGCTGGTGCTTCTTCGTCAAAGCCATAGTAAGCTTCTTCTTCCATTTCAGACTCATCATAGAGCAAGAACTCTGGTGTCTTGTCCAATAATTCTGCGGTCGCATCCAAGAGGGTCGTAAGTCCCTGCTTGGTCAAGCTAGAAATCGGGAAGATCTGCGGTAATTCCGCAAACTCATCATAATTAGCTGCTAATTTCTCTTTGAATATCTTGAGATTTTCAGCACTATCTGGCATATCCATCTTGTTGGCAACAATAATCTGCGGGCGCTCCATGAGACGAAGGTTGTAGGATTCCAACTCTTTATTGATAGCTAGATAGTCCTCATAAGGGTCACGTCCCTCACTAGCTGACATATCGATAACATGCAGGATAACCCGTGTCCGCTCAATATGACGGAGAAACTGGGTTCCCAGTCCAACCCCTTGGCTGGCCCCTTCGATCAAACCTGGTAGATCTGCCACCGCAAAGGACTCTCCAGAATGAGTGCGAACCATGCCTAGATTGGGCACGATTGTCGTGAAATGATAGGCACCAATCTTAGGCTTGGCTGCTGTAATAACACTAAGCAAAGTGGATTTTCCAACAGATGGGAAGCCGACCAGACCAACGTCTGCTAGGACCTTGAGCTCCAACAAAAGCTCCCGTTCTTGACCTGGTTCTCCATTCTCAGAAATCTCTGGAGCAGGATTTTTAGGCGTTGCAAAGCGAATATTTCCACGACCGCCTCGGCCACCACGCGCTACGATAAATTCTTGGCCATTTTCTACCAAGTCCGTCAGCACCTTACCCGTCTCCGCATCACGAACCGTCGTCCCCTGCGGCACTCGAACAATCAAGTCCTCAGCCCCTCGGCCATGCATGCCCTTAGTCATGCCTTTTTCACCAGACTGAGCCTTGAAGTGGCGATTATAGCGAAAATCCATCAGGGTGCGCAGGCCCTCGTCTACAACAAAAACCACATTGCCGCCACGACCGCCATCACCGCCCCAAGGACCGCCATTAGGAACATATTTTTCACGGCGAAAGGCCACCATGCCATCACCACCATTGCCAGCCTTAACTTGAATCTTGGCTGTATCTAAAAACATACTCATTTTTTCTATTCTCTTTTTCTAGTCTAAAAAAACGCCCTGAAGCGTTTGGATTAAAAGATTGCACTGAGAGCAGAAGCAAAGATTGCTCCAACTGTCACGATGAGCATGATAATCACGACTAGCATCGTCAATT encodes the following:
- the obgE gene encoding GTPase ObgE, whose amino-acid sequence is MSMFLDTAKIQVKAGNGGDGMVAFRREKYVPNGGPWGGDGGRGGNVVFVVDEGLRTLMDFRYNRHFKAQSGEKGMTKGMHGRGAEDLIVRVPQGTTVRDAETGKVLTDLVENGQEFIVARGGRGGRGNIRFATPKNPAPEISENGEPGQERELLLELKVLADVGLVGFPSVGKSTLLSVITAAKPKIGAYHFTTIVPNLGMVRTHSGESFAVADLPGLIEGASQGVGLGTQFLRHIERTRVILHVIDMSASEGRDPYEDYLAINKELESYNLRLMERPQIIVANKMDMPDSAENLKIFKEKLAANYDEFAELPQIFPISSLTKQGLTTLLDATAELLDKTPEFLLYDESEMEEEAYYGFDEEAPAFEISRDDDATWVLSGDKLEKLFNMTNFDRDEAVMKFARQLRGMGVDEALRARGAKDGDLVRIGKFEFEFVD
- a CDS encoding DUF4044 domain-containing protein, which codes for MAFGDNGQRKKTGFEKLTMLVVIIMLIVTVGAIFASALSAIF